One stretch of Eretmochelys imbricata isolate rEreImb1 chromosome 1, rEreImb1.hap1, whole genome shotgun sequence DNA includes these proteins:
- the LOC144259658 gene encoding olfactory receptor 5AP2-like, with product MKQENQTQVTEFIFLGFSSLPHGQAFLFLVFLELYLITLVGNSMIFTLIQLDSHLHSPMYFFLSHLSCLDICFSSVTVPKILVNFLREQETISYCECMAQMFFLMSCAGAECALLAVMAYDRYAAICNPLRYTDIMSRRVCFPLAMGSWLWGLLDSAIHTFMASSLSFCDANQLPHLFCDVPPLLKITCSDTYVNEVTLHLVSIFVGLSPFLLIIISYLYILAAILRIHSNKGRRKAFSTCATHLIMVTIYFGMANLNYNRPSADYSMGVNTLVSTLYCIVNPMLNPLIYSLHNQEMKGALRKALGSQRRKYSSPGRQ from the coding sequence ATGAAACAGGAGAATCAGACACAGGTGACAGAGTTCATTTTCCTGGGCTTCTCCAGCCTGCCCCATGGCCAGGCCTTCCTCTTCCTGGTGTTTCTAGAGCTCTACCTCATCACCCTGGTGGGGAATTCCATGATATTCACCCTCATCCAGCTGGATTCCCATCTTCACagccccatgtactttttcctcagccACTTATCCTGCTTGGATATTTGCTTCTCGTCAGTCACAGTCCCCAAGATCCTGGTGAACTTCCTGCGTGAGCAGGAGACCATCTCCTACTGCGAGTGCATGGCCCAGATGTTCTTCCTGATGTCATGCGCGGGAGCCGAGTGCGCACTCCTAGCTGTCATGGCCTATGACCGGTACGCAGCCATCTGCAACCCCCTGCGCTACACTGACATCATGAGCCGGAGGGTGTGCTTCCCACTCGCCATGGGGTCCTGGCTCTGGGGTCTCCTGGACTCAGCCATACACACCTTCATGGCCTCCAGCTTATCCTTCTGTGACGCCAACCAGCTTCCCCACCTCTTCTGTGATGTCCCTCCCCTGCTGAAGATCACCTGCAGTGACACCTATGTCAATGAGGTCACACTCCATCTGGTTAGTATCTTCGTGGGCCTGAGCCCATTTCTGCTCATCATCATCTCCTACCTCTACATCCTGGCAGCCATCCTCAGGATCCACTCCAACAAAGGAAGGCGCAAGGCCTTCTCCACCTGCGCCACACACCTGATCATGGTCACCATATACTTTGGGATGGCCAATCTCAACTACAATCGCCCCAGTGCAGACTACTCCATGGGGGTGAACACCCTGGTCTCCACACTGTACTGCATCGTCAACCCCATGCTGAACCCCCTCATTTACAGCCTCCACAACCAGGAAATGAAGGGGGCCCTGAGGAAGGCTCTagggagccagaggaggaaaTATTCTTCCCCAGGCAGGCAGTGA